One Phalacrocorax aristotelis chromosome Z, bGulAri2.1, whole genome shotgun sequence DNA window includes the following coding sequences:
- the LOC142050116 gene encoding V-type proton ATPase subunit S1-like protein gives MERNAAVRSLLLFLYVGFVVPVKQTIATVDGSLRTFADQDSLQRNGRRYDGGVKPKFNVNQVAITQVVSYNLSGKEQWERATWRPFTHSPLNVTVNGIPCILFWAKRIVIKFENHTQLDLTEKTFGVHATVDVGDSNCSEDNAMLSLKFGDIGNLKGLVIRFLLTTSYYQLSVQNWFSLHRLQLLYNHSVQATFNATRIYAPASYSYHCEHVSSLQRYDALLIPSSANDLSKLWEVTFIDFQIQGFNIQEGHFAYAKDCASFFSPAILMGLVMSLILLLVLAYALHMLIHLKSLDRHYECKASPAYFAQMKDSDMGDEKEPLRSSGNESYELRNQQFHKIYI, from the exons TTTGCGTACATTTGCAGATCAAGATTCTCTGCAAAGAAATG GTCGACGTTATGATGGTGGCGTGAAGCCAAAATTTAACGTAAACCAAGTAGCAATTACACAG GTTGTCAGCTACAACTTGAGCGGGAAAGAACAGTGGGAAAGAGCAACCTGGAGGCCGTTCACCCACAGTCCTCTCAATGTCACCGTTAATGGCATCCCCTGCATTCTTTTCTGGGCCAAGAGGATCGTGATTAAGTTTGAAAATCACACGCAGCTGGATTTGACAGAGAAGACATTTGGTGTCCATGCAACAGTGGATGTTGGAGATTCAAACTGCAGTGAAGACAATGCAAT GCTTTCTCTGAAGTTTGGTGACATTGGCAATCTAAAGGGACTTGTTATTAG ATTCTTACTAACAACCAGCTATTATCAGCTGTCTGTTCAGAACTGGTTCAGTTTACACAGACTACAACTTCTTTACAACCACTCCGTACAAGCAACCTTTAATGCAACCAGAATATATGCACCAGCAAGTTACTCCTACCACTGTGAACATGTGAGCAGCTTGCAGAGATACGATGCACTCCTCATACCCAGCTCAGCAAATGATCTTTCAAAGCTTTGGGAAGTCACTTTTATTGATTTCCAG ATTCAAGGCTTCAACATTCAAGAAGGACATTTTGCCTATGCAAAAGACTGTGcatcctttttctctccagcaATACTCATGGGGCTCGTTATGTCACTGATTCTGCTGCTGGTTCTTGCCTATGCTCTTCATATGCTGATCCACCTGAAATCTCTTGACAGGCACTATGAATGCAAAGCTTCTCCTGCCTATTTTGCACAGATGAAGGACAGTGACATGGGAGATGAGAAGGAGCCACTGAGAAGCAGTGGAAATGAGTCCTACGAACTTAGAAACCAACAGTTCCACAAAATCTATATTTAG